In a genomic window of Streptomyces katrae:
- a CDS encoding TetR/AcrR family transcriptional regulator, which produces MSTPEPTPAPASASASAPDRRTLIADTAIGLVASSGLRGLTHRAVDGAAGLPAGSTSYYFRTRTALIAACYRRLAELNVSEGPLSPPADRDAAARALGALLHHWLTAGRERQLARFELSLEAARNPELEPDLREAGLAVRARAAAVLAALGAPEPQESAELLAAWTDGLLYDRLAGALAHARPAPDPAELTATVRRMLDAVLGPAV; this is translated from the coding sequence ATGTCCACCCCGGAACCCACACCCGCGCCCGCATCCGCATCCGCCTCCGCCCCGGACCGCCGGACGCTGATCGCGGACACGGCCATCGGCCTCGTCGCCTCCTCCGGCCTGCGAGGCCTGACGCACCGCGCCGTCGACGGCGCCGCCGGGCTCCCGGCGGGCAGCACCTCGTACTACTTCCGCACCCGGACCGCCCTGATCGCCGCCTGCTACCGCCGCCTGGCCGAACTGAACGTCTCGGAAGGCCCGCTGAGCCCGCCGGCCGACCGCGACGCCGCCGCCCGGGCACTCGGCGCCCTGCTGCACCACTGGCTGACGGCCGGCCGCGAACGCCAGCTGGCCCGCTTCGAGCTGAGCCTGGAGGCGGCCCGCAACCCGGAATTGGAGCCGGACCTGAGGGAGGCGGGCCTCGCCGTCCGGGCGCGGGCGGCCGCGGTCCTGGCGGCACTGGGCGCCCCGGAGCCGCAGGAGAGCGCCGAACTGCTGGCCGCCTGGACGGACGGCCTGCTCTACGACCGCCTCGCCGGCGCCCTCGCCCACGCCCGCCCCGCCCCGGACCCGGCCGAACTCACCGCCACCGTCCGCCGGATGCTGGATGCCGTCCTGGGCCCGGCCGTTTAG
- a CDS encoding DUF6234 family protein, whose protein sequence is MTRAPLDAPRPRRHWPWSHRTSTGADVTVAVLLLLLEAAVFVLVLFGHGMEGWAAQGDPERIEAADLAGRVWMSQFLVAMLVLAVLAMVSRARWTVASHLLAAAVAAALLVLAQHDHDRSHPRPAPRPGPEYVPCYSGSGRCN, encoded by the coding sequence ATGACACGCGCACCGCTCGACGCCCCGCGCCCACGGCGCCACTGGCCCTGGTCCCACAGGACCTCCACCGGCGCGGACGTCACCGTCGCCGTCCTGCTGTTGCTGCTCGAAGCGGCCGTCTTCGTACTCGTCCTCTTCGGGCACGGCATGGAGGGATGGGCCGCCCAGGGCGACCCCGAGCGGATCGAGGCCGCGGACCTCGCGGGACGCGTCTGGATGTCGCAGTTCCTCGTCGCCATGCTGGTCCTCGCCGTTCTCGCGATGGTGTCGCGCGCCCGTTGGACGGTGGCGTCGCACCTCCTCGCGGCCGCGGTGGCGGCCGCCCTGCTCGTCCTCGCCCAGCACGACCACGACCGCTCCCATCCCCGCCCGGCGCCGCGCCCCGGCCCGGAGTACGTGCCCTGCTACAGCGGCAGCGGCAGGTGCAACTGA
- a CDS encoding VOC family protein — protein sequence MIAELQCVVLDCPDPLELARFYGALLGGEVNRPDRRWTCDDHWATLHAPTGAVLAFQQVPGHLPPRWPDPAHPQQSHLDLAVPDLDAAEHQVLALGATLLDATPSARGWRVYADPAGHPFCLIQESA from the coding sequence ATGATCGCTGAACTGCAGTGCGTGGTCCTGGACTGTCCCGACCCCCTCGAACTCGCCCGTTTCTACGGGGCGTTGCTGGGCGGCGAGGTCAACCGCCCCGACCGTCGCTGGACCTGCGACGACCACTGGGCCACCCTGCACGCCCCCACGGGCGCGGTCCTGGCCTTCCAGCAGGTCCCCGGTCACCTCCCCCCGCGCTGGCCCGACCCCGCCCACCCCCAGCAGTCCCACCTGGACCTCGCCGTCCCGGACCTCGACGCCGCCGAACACCAGGTCCTCGCCCTGGGCGCCACCCTCCTCGACGCCACCCCGTCCGCCCGCGGCTGGCGCGTCTACGCCGACCCCGCGGGTCATCCCTTCTGCCTGATCCAGGAATCCGCCTGA
- a CDS encoding phytoene desaturase family protein yields the protein MTVNAGSTGFAHDVYDAVIVGGGHNGLVAAAYLARAGRSVLVLERLGHTGGAAVSTRPFAGVDARLSRYSYLVSLLPGKIVRDLGLRFRVRRRTVSSYTPFERGGRPGGLLVGGGEDRTRESFARLTGSDREYEAWRAFYATTGRLAARVFPTLTEPLPTRAELRARIDDEQAWRMLFEEPLGRAVEERFADDLVRGVVLTDALIGTFADAHDLSLAQNRCFLYHVIGGGTGDWDVPVGGMGALTDALADAARAGGAEIATGHEVLRIHTDGTSPAEVTFRTANGEGGVVGRTVLVNASPKALAELLGEDPDPVLRAPEGAQFKVNMLLRRLPRLRDASVDPREAFSGTFHIAEGYEQLQRARAEAAAGELPSVPPSEIYCHSLTDPTILGPELTEQGCQTLTLFGLHTPARLFEKDNRQAREVLLTATLAQLDAHLAEPITDCLAFDADGRPCIEAKTPLDLEQELRLPGGHIFHRDLSWPYGEAGRWGVETGHPNVLLCGAGAVRGGGVSGIPGHNAAMALLDR from the coding sequence ATGACCGTCAACGCAGGCTCCACGGGTTTCGCGCACGACGTGTACGACGCGGTGATCGTCGGAGGCGGCCACAACGGCCTCGTCGCCGCCGCCTACCTGGCCCGCGCGGGCCGCAGCGTCCTGGTCCTGGAACGGCTCGGGCACACCGGCGGCGCCGCCGTCTCCACCCGGCCCTTCGCCGGGGTCGACGCCAGGCTCTCGCGCTACTCCTACCTCGTGTCCCTGCTCCCCGGGAAGATCGTCCGGGATCTGGGGCTGCGGTTCCGGGTGCGCCGGCGCACGGTGTCCTCGTACACGCCCTTCGAACGCGGCGGCCGCCCCGGCGGACTCCTCGTCGGCGGCGGGGAGGACCGTACGAGGGAATCCTTCGCGCGGCTCACCGGCTCCGACCGGGAGTACGAGGCCTGGCGCGCCTTCTACGCCACCACCGGCCGGCTCGCCGCACGGGTCTTCCCCACCCTCACCGAACCGCTGCCCACCCGGGCGGAACTGAGGGCCCGGATCGACGACGAACAGGCCTGGCGGATGCTGTTCGAGGAGCCCCTCGGCCGGGCGGTGGAGGAGCGCTTCGCCGACGACCTGGTCCGGGGCGTGGTCCTCACCGACGCCCTGATCGGCACCTTCGCCGACGCCCACGACCTCTCCCTCGCCCAGAACCGCTGCTTCCTCTACCACGTCATCGGCGGCGGCACCGGCGACTGGGACGTGCCCGTCGGCGGCATGGGCGCGCTGACGGACGCCCTGGCCGACGCCGCCCGCGCGGGCGGCGCGGAGATCGCCACCGGGCACGAGGTGCTGCGCATCCACACCGACGGGACCTCCCCGGCCGAGGTCACCTTCCGGACGGCGAACGGCGAGGGCGGCGTCGTCGGGCGCACGGTCCTGGTCAACGCCTCCCCGAAGGCGCTGGCCGAACTCCTCGGGGAGGACCCGGACCCGGTGCTGCGGGCCCCCGAGGGCGCCCAGTTCAAGGTCAACATGCTGCTGCGTCGGCTGCCCAGGCTGCGCGACGCCTCCGTGGACCCCCGCGAGGCGTTCTCCGGCACCTTCCACATCGCCGAGGGCTACGAGCAGCTGCAGCGCGCCCGCGCCGAGGCCGCCGCCGGGGAACTGCCGTCCGTACCGCCCTCGGAGATCTACTGCCACTCGCTGACCGACCCCACGATCCTCGGACCGGAACTGACGGAGCAGGGCTGCCAGACGCTGACCCTCTTCGGACTGCACACCCCGGCGCGGCTGTTCGAGAAGGACAACCGGCAGGCCCGCGAGGTCCTGCTGACCGCCACCCTGGCCCAGCTCGACGCCCACCTCGCCGAGCCGATCACCGACTGCCTGGCCTTCGACGCCGACGGCCGGCCCTGCATCGAGGCGAAGACCCCGCTGGACCTGGAGCAGGAACTGCGCCTGCCCGGCGGGCACATCTTCCACCGCGACCTGTCCTGGCCGTACGGGGAGGCGGGCCGGTGGGGCGTCGAGACCGGTCACCCCAACGTCCTGCTGTGCGGGGCGGGGGCGGTCCGCGGCGGCGGGGTCAGCGGGATCCCGGGACACAACGCGGCGATGGCGCTGCTGGACCGCTGA
- a CDS encoding nitroreductase family deazaflavin-dependent oxidoreductase yields the protein MTSDIDWDHPTDPRPGSWQLDHLRQYVGTNGAEGHEWRGTRTLLLTTVGRVSGNPVRTPLIYGEADGRYLLVASKGGAPEHPLWYRNLTAHPEVRIQVGPDVMQGTARTATAEEQRAYWPVMVKEWPAYDEYQAQTDRVIPIVVIEPHRVD from the coding sequence GTGACGAGCGACATCGACTGGGACCACCCCACCGACCCCAGGCCGGGCAGCTGGCAGCTCGACCACCTCCGCCAGTACGTCGGAACGAACGGGGCCGAGGGGCACGAGTGGCGCGGCACCCGGACCCTCCTGCTCACCACCGTGGGCCGGGTCTCCGGCAACCCCGTGCGGACCCCGCTCATCTACGGCGAGGCCGACGGCCGCTACCTCCTGGTCGCCTCGAAGGGCGGCGCCCCCGAACACCCGCTGTGGTACCGGAACCTGACCGCCCACCCCGAGGTGCGCATCCAGGTCGGCCCCGACGTCATGCAGGGCACGGCGCGCACCGCGACCGCCGAGGAACAGCGCGCCTACTGGCCGGTGATGGTCAAGGAGTGGCCCGCGTACGACGAGTACCAGGCGCAGACGGACCGGGTGATCCCGATCGTGGTGATCGAGCCACACCGGGTCGACTGA
- a CDS encoding VOC family protein, whose protein sequence is MELTQIRLLVSDFPAVYRFYRDVLGLKPQFEAESGPYAKLSPDTGHAAIALQDRAQMAGVLGRLGAEPEGYRSLVALRVDDLDAAHAELTSRGAEFTRDPGPMGDRIRVAYLEDPEGNLIELQEWLALREQAGTAPA, encoded by the coding sequence ATGGAACTCACCCAGATACGCCTGTTGGTGTCCGACTTCCCCGCCGTCTACCGCTTCTACCGCGACGTGCTCGGACTCAAGCCGCAGTTCGAGGCCGAGAGCGGCCCGTACGCCAAGCTCAGCCCCGATACCGGACACGCCGCGATCGCGCTGCAGGATCGGGCGCAGATGGCCGGCGTACTGGGGCGGTTGGGGGCGGAGCCGGAGGGATACCGCTCGCTGGTGGCGCTGCGGGTGGACGACCTCGACGCCGCCCATGCCGAGCTCACCTCGCGGGGGGCGGAGTTCACCCGGGACCCGGGCCCGATGGGCGACCGGATACGGGTCGCGTACCTGGAGGACCCGGAAGGGAATCTGATCGAGCTTCAGGAGTGGCTGGCGCTGCGCGAGCAGGCTGGTACCGCGCCGGCGTAA
- a CDS encoding FAD-dependent monooxygenase, producing the protein MSVRQRHAVVAGAGIGGLTAALALSRQGWKVTVCERAEGPAAVGAGIVLAPNALRAFEAIGFDPAPGTGSAPAMAMSLRRPGGGRLSRADPAALAARFGRTPLALHRSALTTALAAALPEGALRYGAAVTAVDEGDGRAVVRTASGDLTADAVIAADGIHSPLRRRHFPHHPGLRYSGETAWRTVLPAGAAPAGIAAAETWGRGERFGTVPLADGGLYAYATAVVPEGYRPADVRTELLRRFGTWHHPVPALLERIDPGQVLQHDLYDLAARLPRLHHGRIAWIGDAAHAMTPNLGQGGCQAVEDAVVLAHLLAGPDVPAALAAYTRARLARTDAIRVRARRAGRVAALRHPLAVAARDLAFRAVPAGASLRALDDLFNGFTLPGPNGAGGECPPCPGALRLVVEFVDVQSKAGRTT; encoded by the coding sequence ATGTCCGTACGCCAGCGCCACGCCGTCGTCGCGGGAGCCGGGATCGGCGGTCTCACCGCCGCGCTGGCCCTGAGCCGCCAGGGATGGAAGGTCACCGTGTGCGAACGGGCCGAGGGGCCCGCCGCCGTCGGCGCCGGCATCGTCCTCGCGCCCAATGCCCTGCGCGCCTTCGAGGCCATCGGCTTCGACCCCGCCCCCGGCACGGGCAGCGCCCCCGCCATGGCGATGAGCCTGCGCCGCCCCGGCGGCGGCCGCCTCAGCCGGGCCGACCCCGCCGCCCTGGCCGCCCGCTTCGGCCGGACCCCGCTCGCCCTGCACCGGTCGGCGCTGACCACCGCGCTGGCCGCCGCGCTCCCCGAGGGCGCCCTGCGGTACGGGGCCGCCGTCACCGCGGTGGACGAGGGCGACGGACGCGCGGTGGTCCGTACCGCCTCCGGGGACCTCACCGCCGACGCGGTCATCGCCGCCGACGGCATCCACAGCCCGCTCCGCCGCCGGCACTTCCCCCACCACCCCGGCCTGCGCTACAGCGGCGAGACCGCCTGGCGCACCGTGCTGCCCGCCGGGGCGGCGCCCGCGGGCATCGCGGCCGCCGAGACCTGGGGGCGCGGCGAGCGCTTCGGGACGGTCCCGCTCGCCGACGGCGGGCTGTACGCCTACGCCACGGCCGTCGTCCCCGAGGGGTACCGGCCCGCCGACGTCCGCACCGAACTCCTGCGCCGCTTCGGCACCTGGCACCACCCGGTCCCCGCCCTCCTGGAGCGGATCGACCCCGGGCAGGTGCTCCAGCACGACCTGTACGACCTCGCCGCCCGGCTCCCCCGGCTGCACCACGGCCGCATCGCCTGGATCGGCGACGCCGCGCACGCCATGACCCCCAACCTCGGGCAGGGCGGCTGCCAGGCCGTCGAGGACGCCGTCGTGCTGGCCCACCTCCTCGCCGGGCCCGACGTACCGGCCGCCCTGGCCGCCTACACCCGGGCCCGGCTCGCCCGGACGGACGCCATCCGGGTCCGTGCCCGCCGGGCCGGCCGGGTCGCCGCCCTGCGGCACCCACTGGCCGTCGCGGCCCGCGACCTCGCCTTCCGCGCCGTCCCCGCCGGGGCCTCACTGCGCGCCCTGGACGACCTGTTCAACGGCTTCACCCTGCCCGGGCCGAACGGGGCGGGGGGGGAATGTCCGCCGTGCCCAGGGGCGTTGAGGCTCGTTGTCGAGTTTGTCGACGTGCAATCGAAGGCAGGGAGAACGACGTGA
- a CDS encoding AMP-binding protein — protein MTSMLNGCTPWPEEFVDHYWAAGHWQGNTLDNLLRGWALQYGPRTALVHGGARLTYAQLNRRADRMAAGFRGRGLRPGMRVVVQLPNVPEFYVTAFALMRAGLVPVFCPVSYGEPEVPELVRLTQAVGYVGPSAHEGFDHTAMAARTAARWPFLRRVFTYETPGTESPYGGLTTDPSNCQYAPLASLDAPPEPALPLSAGQVAFLLLSGGGGLVPRTHNDYAHQVTAAAELLSLTEEDVYLAALPADADLALGGPGALGTLSAGGTVVLADTPDPAVCLPALARERVTVTTLPPDTARQWLDALPVAGSASPRLVQICGAPPDPATAERIGTALGCRVQQVFGLPEGLLTLTRPSDPAATALATHGRPLSPDDQIRLVDATGAPVPDGGPGELLTRGPHTVRGYYHAPDRDARSFTPDGYLRTGHLAHRTPDGDLVVTGRRNDAD, from the coding sequence ATGACTTCGATGCTCAACGGCTGTACGCCCTGGCCGGAGGAGTTCGTCGACCACTACTGGGCGGCCGGCCACTGGCAGGGCAACACCCTGGACAACCTGCTGCGCGGCTGGGCCCTCCAGTACGGGCCGCGCACCGCGCTCGTGCACGGCGGCGCCCGGCTCACGTACGCGCAGCTGAACCGGCGCGCGGACCGGATGGCCGCCGGGTTCCGGGGGCGGGGGCTGCGGCCCGGGATGCGGGTGGTCGTCCAGCTGCCGAACGTGCCGGAGTTCTACGTCACCGCGTTCGCGCTGATGCGCGCCGGGCTGGTCCCCGTGTTCTGCCCGGTCTCGTACGGCGAGCCCGAGGTGCCCGAGCTCGTACGGCTCACCCAGGCCGTCGGATACGTCGGCCCCTCGGCCCACGAGGGCTTCGACCACACGGCGATGGCCGCCCGCACCGCGGCCCGGTGGCCCTTCCTGCGGCGGGTGTTCACCTACGAGACGCCCGGCACGGAGTCCCCGTACGGCGGCCTCACCACCGACCCGTCGAACTGCCAGTACGCCCCGCTGGCCTCCCTCGACGCCCCGCCGGAGCCGGCGCTCCCGCTGAGCGCGGGCCAGGTGGCGTTCCTGCTGCTCTCCGGTGGCGGCGGTCTCGTGCCGCGGACCCACAACGACTACGCCCACCAGGTGACCGCCGCCGCGGAGCTGCTGTCCCTCACCGAGGAGGACGTGTACCTCGCCGCCCTGCCCGCCGACGCCGACCTCGCCCTCGGCGGCCCCGGCGCCCTCGGCACCCTCTCGGCAGGCGGCACCGTGGTCCTCGCCGACACCCCGGACCCGGCCGTCTGCCTCCCCGCCCTGGCCCGGGAACGGGTGACCGTCACCACGCTGCCCCCGGACACCGCCCGGCAATGGCTCGACGCCCTCCCCGTCGCGGGTTCCGCGTCGCCGCGCCTCGTCCAGATCTGCGGGGCGCCCCCGGACCCGGCCACCGCCGAACGGATCGGCACGGCCCTGGGCTGCCGCGTCCAGCAGGTGTTCGGTCTGCCCGAGGGCCTCCTCACCCTCACCCGCCCGTCCGACCCGGCCGCCACCGCCCTCGCCACGCACGGCCGCCCGCTGTCCCCGGACGACCAGATCCGCCTGGTCGACGCCACGGGCGCCCCCGTCCCCGACGGGGGCCCCGGCGAACTCCTCACCCGGGGCCCGCACACGGTCCGCGGCTACTACCACGCCCCCGACCGCGACGCCCGCTCCTTCACCCCCGACGGCTACCTCCGCACCGGCCACCTCGCCCACCGCACCCCGGACGGCGACCTGGTGGTGACGGGCCGCCGGAACGACGCGGACTGA
- a CDS encoding serine/threonine-protein kinase, which yields MAESRLIQGRYRSLDLIGRGGMGEVWRARDESLGRQVAVKCLKPVGAEQDAHFTQVLRERFRREARVAASLQHRGVTVVHDFGDDSAAGGPLYLVMELLDGRNLSQLMEENEARPLPVDVVLDIAEQMAAALGYTHDQGVVHRDLKPANIMRLTDGTVKICDFGIARLAADIGFTAKLTGGGMAMGTPHYMSPEQIAGGEVDHRSDLYSLGCVLYEIATGAPPFDLGDSWSVLVGHRDTAPVPPRDHRPELPEYFERIVLDLLAKRPEDRPGDARHLHRRLVDARVGPGGAARVQAPLPAWAAGMTAGRKAGIDARPASGEWAVLTGSWTAARRPLPSGGQTLPGAGDPLSSGGQVLPGAGDPLSSGGHVLPGSGHVPSGGHVLPGPGHSLPGSGHVLPGTGHVLPGTGHLLPAGLSAPGGHLPLPGGGTAGSGGYAVPGAPPAAEGHLVPGGGSLSDGYPASGAGHFGPEGGHRATGPVPGTATAPASGTASLPLPGHPAAPGRPAGAGTGGATPPGAGHAAGPAAAPERGSGAAAGAAPGRAAHPSAPAGPGAAAPGPDPLAAADGYPMTAGASAEHRILRPAPAEDPRLTAAHAQGAVAAHAPTDPGRPDSLDAGHIRAFALSRAGRPEEALAVYAAVAEGRARVLGPDHADTLAARQEEAYELGRLGRHGEAYERYRAVLAARIRTTGPRHPDTLRCRHNLACALGALGRHAEAHEAAAAVAADRTDVLGPEHVDTLLTRYEVGYALGRLGRWNEALSVFRQVAAARERVLGRDHPDALAARYETGIALGRTGRAAEALDLFRALVRDRTRAYGAADPETLRARHVLGVNLGRLGRWEEAAAEAREVGAARAKALGAEHPDTLVSRRELAVALGRLGRWDLALPVYRELSGIRERSLGDEHPDTVLAHADEAHCLERLGQVCYQEP from the coding sequence CGCTTCCGGCGCGAGGCGCGCGTCGCCGCCTCCCTCCAGCACCGGGGCGTCACCGTCGTGCACGACTTCGGCGACGACAGTGCGGCGGGCGGCCCCCTCTACCTGGTCATGGAACTCCTCGACGGCCGCAACCTGAGCCAGCTGATGGAGGAGAACGAGGCGCGCCCGCTCCCCGTCGACGTGGTCCTCGACATCGCCGAGCAGATGGCCGCCGCCCTCGGCTACACCCACGACCAGGGCGTCGTCCACCGCGACCTGAAGCCGGCCAACATCATGCGGCTGACCGACGGCACGGTGAAGATCTGCGACTTCGGCATCGCCCGCCTGGCCGCCGACATCGGCTTCACCGCGAAGCTGACCGGCGGCGGCATGGCCATGGGTACCCCGCACTACATGTCGCCCGAACAGATCGCGGGCGGCGAGGTCGACCACCGCAGCGACCTCTACTCCCTGGGCTGCGTCCTCTACGAGATCGCCACCGGGGCCCCGCCCTTCGACCTGGGCGACTCCTGGTCCGTGCTGGTCGGCCACCGCGACACCGCGCCCGTGCCGCCCCGCGACCACCGGCCCGAGCTCCCCGAGTACTTCGAGCGGATCGTGCTGGACCTGCTGGCCAAGCGCCCCGAGGACCGGCCCGGAGACGCCCGCCACCTGCACCGGCGGCTGGTCGACGCCCGCGTCGGCCCCGGCGGCGCGGCCCGCGTGCAGGCTCCGCTGCCCGCGTGGGCGGCGGGGATGACCGCGGGGCGCAAGGCCGGCATCGACGCCCGGCCGGCCAGCGGGGAGTGGGCGGTCCTCACCGGCTCCTGGACGGCGGCCCGCCGCCCGCTGCCGTCCGGCGGGCAGACGCTGCCCGGGGCCGGCGATCCGCTGTCGTCCGGTGGGCAGGTGCTGCCCGGGGCCGGCGATCCGCTGTCGTCCGGTGGCCACGTGCTGCCCGGGTCCGGTCACGTGCCGTCCGGAGGCCACGTGCTGCCCGGGCCCGGCCACTCGCTGCCCGGGTCCGGCCACGTGCTGCCCGGAACCGGCCACGTGCTGCCCGGAACCGGCCATCTGCTGCCGGCCGGGCTTTCCGCGCCCGGCGGGCACCTGCCGCTGCCGGGCGGCGGCACCGCCGGGTCCGGCGGCTACGCCGTTCCGGGTGCGCCCCCGGCGGCCGAGGGCCACCTCGTACCCGGTGGCGGGTCCTTGTCCGACGGCTACCCCGCGTCCGGTGCCGGCCACTTCGGCCCCGAGGGCGGGCACCGGGCGACCGGCCCCGTTCCCGGTACGGCGACCGCGCCCGCGTCCGGCACGGCCTCCCTGCCCCTGCCCGGCCACCCGGCAGCCCCCGGCCGTCCCGCGGGAGCCGGGACCGGGGGAGCGACACCCCCCGGAGCCGGCCACGCCGCCGGCCCGGCCGCGGCCCCGGAGCGCGGCTCGGGCGCAGCCGCCGGGGCCGCCCCGGGACGAGCCGCCCATCCGTCCGCGCCGGCCGGCCCCGGTGCCGCCGCGCCCGGGCCGGACCCGCTCGCCGCCGCCGACGGGTACCCCATGACCGCCGGGGCCTCCGCCGAGCACCGGATCCTGCGGCCCGCCCCGGCCGAAGACCCCCGGCTCACCGCCGCCCACGCGCAGGGTGCCGTCGCCGCCCACGCCCCGACCGACCCGGGCCGGCCCGACTCCCTCGACGCCGGGCACATCCGCGCCTTCGCCCTCAGCCGGGCCGGCCGGCCCGAGGAGGCCCTTGCCGTGTACGCCGCCGTGGCCGAGGGCCGGGCACGGGTGCTCGGCCCCGACCACGCCGACACGCTGGCCGCCCGTCAGGAGGAGGCGTACGAGCTCGGCCGCCTCGGCCGCCACGGCGAGGCCTACGAGAGGTACCGCGCGGTGCTCGCCGCCCGGATCCGGACCACGGGCCCGCGCCACCCCGACACCCTGCGCTGCCGCCACAACCTGGCCTGCGCCCTCGGCGCCCTCGGCCGGCACGCCGAGGCCCACGAGGCCGCCGCCGCGGTCGCGGCCGACCGCACCGACGTGCTCGGCCCCGAGCACGTCGACACCCTCCTGACCCGGTACGAGGTCGGCTACGCCCTGGGCCGGCTCGGCCGCTGGAACGAGGCACTGAGCGTGTTCCGCCAGGTCGCCGCCGCCCGCGAGCGCGTCCTCGGCCGGGACCACCCCGACGCCCTCGCCGCCCGTTACGAGACCGGCATCGCGCTCGGCCGCACCGGCCGCGCCGCCGAGGCCCTCGACCTCTTCCGGGCCCTGGTCCGCGACCGCACCCGGGCCTACGGCGCGGCCGACCCGGAGACCCTGCGGGCGCGGCACGTCCTCGGCGTCAACCTGGGCCGCCTCGGCCGCTGGGAGGAGGCGGCGGCCGAAGCCCGCGAGGTGGGTGCGGCCCGTGCCAAGGCGCTGGGCGCGGAGCACCCGGACACCCTGGTCAGCCGCCGCGAACTGGCCGTCGCACTGGGCCGGCTCGGCCGCTGGGACCTGGCACTGCCCGTCTACCGGGAGCTGTCCGGGATCCGCGAGCGTTCCCTCGGCGACGAGCACCCGGACACCGTCCTGGCCCACGCCGACGAAGCCCACTGTCTGGAGCGGCTGGGCCAGGTGTGTTACCAAGAGCCATGA